One window of Enterobacter sp. RHBSTW-00175 genomic DNA carries:
- the bamC gene encoding outer membrane protein assembly factor BamC, giving the protein MAYSVQKSRLAKVASVSLVMLLAACSSDSRYKRQVSGDESYLEATPLAELHAPAGMILPIQNGDYNIPVTNGSGQVGKALDIRPPAQPLALVNGARTQFTGDTASLMVENSRNNTLWPQVVSVIQSKNYTIAKRDDASQTLTTDWVDWNRLDEDQQYRGRYQVSVKPQGYQQAVTVKLLNLEQAGKPVADPSSMQRYSTEMLNVIASGLDKNATDAANAAQSRNGATFDVQSAADDTGLPMLVVRAPFNQTWQRLPATLEKVGMKVTDSTRSTGSMTATYKPLSDSAWQELGAHDPDLASGDYKIQVGDLDNRSSLQFIDPKGHTLTQSQNDALVAVFQAAFSK; this is encoded by the coding sequence ATGGCTTATTCAGTACAGAAGTCGCGCCTGGCGAAGGTTGCGAGTGTTTCGCTTGTTATGCTGCTCGCTGCCTGTAGCTCAGATTCACGCTACAAGCGCCAGGTGAGCGGTGATGAATCCTATCTGGAAGCGACACCGCTTGCTGAACTTCACGCACCCGCGGGAATGATCCTGCCGATTCAGAACGGCGATTATAATATCCCCGTGACCAACGGTAGTGGTCAGGTTGGTAAAGCGCTTGATATTCGTCCGCCAGCTCAGCCTCTGGCTCTGGTGAATGGGGCGCGTACCCAGTTTACTGGTGATACGGCCTCTCTGATGGTTGAAAACAGTCGTAACAATACGTTGTGGCCGCAGGTTGTTAGCGTGATCCAGTCGAAGAACTACACGATTGCGAAACGCGATGACGCCAGCCAGACGTTAACCACTGACTGGGTTGACTGGAACCGCCTGGATGAAGATCAGCAGTACCGTGGTCGTTATCAAGTCTCCGTTAAACCTCAGGGTTACCAGCAGGCTGTTACCGTTAAACTGCTGAACCTGGAGCAGGCTGGTAAGCCGGTTGCCGATCCTTCCTCAATGCAGCGTTACAGCACTGAAATGCTGAACGTCATCGCTTCAGGGCTGGACAAAAATGCGACTGACGCTGCAAACGCTGCGCAGAGCCGCAACGGTGCAACCTTCGACGTTCAAAGCGCCGCAGATGATACCGGTCTGCCAATGCTGGTGGTGCGTGCACCGTTTAACCAGACCTGGCAGCGCCTGCCAGCAACACTTGAAAAAGTGGGCATGAAAGTGACCGACAGCACCCGTTCAACGGGTAGCATGACGGCAACCTACAAGCCGCTGTCTGATAGCGCATGGCAGGAACTGGGTGCACACGATCCAGATCTGGCCTCGGGTGACTACAAAATTCAGGTAGGCGACCTCGATAACCGCAGTAGCTTGCAGTTTATTGATCCGAAAGGTCACACGCTGACCCAGTCGCAGAATGATGCGCTGGTCGCGGTCTTCCAGGCTGCATTCAGCAAATAA
- the dapA gene encoding 4-hydroxy-tetrahydrodipicolinate synthase: protein MFTGSIVALVTPMDEKGNVCRSSMKKLIDYHVANGTSAIVSVGTTGESATLSHEEHGDVVMLTLELADGRIPVIAGTGANATAEAISLTKRFNDSGIVGCLTVTPYYNRPTQEGLFQHFKAIAEHTDLPQILYNVPSRTGCDMLPETVGRLSKVKNIIGIKEATGNLSRVHQIKELVSDDFILLSGDDATALDFMQLGGHGVISVTSNVAARDMAEMCKLAAAGHFDEARVINQRLMPLHNKLFVEPNPIPVKWACKELGLVATDTLRLPMTPITDHGREIVAAALKHAGLL, encoded by the coding sequence ATGTTCACGGGAAGTATTGTCGCGCTTGTTACACCGATGGATGAAAAAGGTAATGTCTGCCGGTCAAGCATGAAGAAGCTCATTGATTACCATGTCGCCAATGGAACCTCGGCGATCGTTTCGGTAGGGACTACCGGTGAATCTGCAACGCTGAGCCATGAAGAGCACGGCGATGTGGTTATGCTGACCTTGGAGCTGGCCGATGGACGTATTCCGGTCATCGCAGGAACGGGCGCTAATGCAACCGCAGAAGCTATCAGCCTGACCAAACGTTTTAACGACAGCGGCATTGTTGGCTGTCTGACGGTAACGCCATATTACAACCGTCCTACTCAGGAAGGTTTGTTCCAGCATTTCAAAGCCATCGCTGAACATACTGACTTGCCACAAATTCTGTATAATGTGCCGTCCCGTACCGGGTGCGATATGCTGCCGGAAACAGTTGGCCGCCTCTCGAAAGTAAAAAATATTATCGGGATTAAAGAAGCGACCGGGAACTTAAGTCGCGTTCACCAGATCAAAGAGCTGGTTTCAGATGACTTTATCCTGCTGAGCGGTGATGATGCGACCGCGCTGGACTTTATGCAGCTGGGTGGTCATGGCGTGATTTCCGTAACCTCTAACGTTGCGGCACGTGATATGGCTGAAATGTGCAAACTGGCTGCGGCCGGTCATTTCGATGAAGCTCGCGTGATTAACCAGCGTCTGATGCCGTTGCACAATAAATTATTTGTCGAACCCAATCCGATCCCAGTGAAATGGGCTTGTAAGGAATTGGGACTTGTAGCAACCGACACGTTGCGTCTGCCAATGACACCGATTACCGACCACGGTCGTGAAATCGTTGCAGCAGCGCTGAAACATGCCGGTTTGCTGTAA
- the purC gene encoding phosphoribosylaminoimidazolesuccinocarboxamide synthase, which translates to MQKQAELYRGKAKTVYSTENPDLLVLEFRNDTSAGDGARIEQFDRKGMVNNKFNHFIMTKLAEAGIPTQMEALLSDTECLVKKLDMVPVECVVRNRAAGSLVKRLGIEEGIELNPPLFDLFLKNDAMHDPMVNDSYCETFGWVNKENLARMKELTYKANDVLKKLFDDAGLILVDFKLEFGLFKGEVVLGDEFSPDGSRLWDKETLDKMDKDRFRQSLGGLIEAYEAVAHRLGVKLD; encoded by the coding sequence ATGCAGAAGCAAGCTGAGTTGTATCGTGGCAAAGCGAAAACCGTATACAGCACGGAAAACCCGGATCTGTTGGTGCTCGAATTCCGCAATGATACGTCAGCAGGGGATGGCGCGCGCATTGAGCAGTTCGACCGTAAAGGCATGGTAAACAACAAGTTCAACCATTTCATTATGACCAAACTGGCCGAAGCGGGCATTCCGACTCAGATGGAAGCGTTACTGTCCGACACGGAATGTCTGGTGAAAAAACTGGATATGGTTCCGGTTGAGTGTGTTGTACGTAACCGTGCCGCGGGCTCCCTGGTGAAGCGTCTTGGCATTGAAGAAGGTATCGAGTTGAACCCGCCGTTGTTTGACCTGTTCCTGAAAAACGATGCAATGCACGACCCGATGGTTAACGACTCTTACTGCGAAACCTTCGGCTGGGTGAACAAAGAGAACCTGGCTCGCATGAAAGAGCTGACCTACAAAGCCAACGACGTGCTGAAAAAACTGTTTGATGATGCCGGTCTGATCCTGGTCGACTTCAAACTGGAATTCGGTCTGTTCAAAGGTGAAGTGGTGCTCGGCGATGAGTTCTCTCCAGACGGCAGCCGTCTGTGGGACAAAGAAACGCTGGATAAAATGGACAAAGACCGTTTCCGTCAGAGCCTGGGTGGCCTGATTGAAGCCTATGAAGCGGTTGCTCATCGCTTAGGCGTTAAGCTCGACTAA
- the bepA gene encoding beta-barrel assembly-enhancing protease, with translation MFRQLRKTLVATLIAALTVGQVMPAFADSADTLPDMGTSAGSTLSIGQEMQMGDYYVRQLRGSAPLINDPLLVQYINGLGMRLVAHANSVKTPFHFYLINNDEINAFAFFGGNVVLHSALFRYSDNESQLASVMAHEISHVTQRHLARAMEDQKRNAPLTWVGALGSILLAMASPQAGMAALTGTLAGTRQGMISFTQQNEQEADRIGIQVLQRAGFDPQAMPTFLEKLLDQARYSTRPPEILLTHPLPESRLSDARNRANQMRPVVVQSSQDFYMAKIRTLGMYKSGRNMLTSDLLDALAKGNVREKNAAQYGQALQAMEADKYDEARKALQPLLSADPNNAWYLDLATDIDLGQKKATDAINRLKGAKDVRTNPVLQLNLANAYLQGGQPNEAANILNRYTFNNKDDQNGWDLLAQAEAQLGNRDQELAARAEGFALVGRLDQAISLLSNASSQVKLGSLQQARYDARIDQLRGLQQRFKPYEKM, from the coding sequence ATGTTCAGGCAGTTGAGAAAAACACTGGTTGCGACACTTATCGCCGCACTGACAGTCGGTCAGGTCATGCCTGCTTTTGCTGACTCTGCCGATACTTTGCCGGATATGGGCACCTCAGCAGGAAGCACGCTCTCCATTGGACAGGAGATGCAAATGGGTGATTACTACGTTCGCCAGTTGCGTGGCAGTGCTCCGCTCATTAATGACCCGCTGCTGGTGCAATACATCAACGGCCTGGGGATGCGCCTTGTCGCGCACGCCAACTCGGTGAAAACCCCGTTCCACTTCTATTTAATTAATAACGACGAAATCAACGCCTTCGCCTTCTTCGGCGGCAACGTGGTGCTGCATTCGGCGTTATTCCGCTACTCCGATAACGAAAGCCAGCTCGCTTCAGTAATGGCGCACGAAATCTCCCACGTAACGCAGCGCCACCTGGCGCGCGCGATGGAAGACCAGAAACGTAATGCCCCACTCACCTGGGTTGGCGCACTGGGCTCTATTTTGCTGGCAATGGCCAGCCCGCAGGCCGGGATGGCAGCGTTAACCGGTACGCTGGCCGGCACGCGCCAGGGCATGATCAGTTTTACTCAGCAGAATGAACAAGAAGCGGACCGAATCGGTATTCAGGTGTTGCAACGTGCAGGCTTCGATCCCCAGGCCATGCCAACCTTCCTGGAAAAACTGCTCGATCAGGCACGCTATTCAACACGCCCACCTGAAATCTTACTGACTCACCCCCTGCCGGAAAGCCGCCTGTCAGATGCGCGTAACCGTGCCAACCAGATGCGTCCGGTGGTAGTGCAGTCGTCGCAGGATTTCTACATGGCGAAAATCAGAACGCTGGGGATGTACAAATCCGGGCGTAATATGCTTACCAGCGATCTGCTGGATGCGCTGGCCAAAGGCAACGTCCGCGAGAAAAACGCGGCGCAGTATGGCCAGGCGTTGCAGGCGATGGAAGCCGACAAATATGATGAGGCGCGCAAAGCACTGCAACCTCTTCTGTCGGCAGACCCGAATAATGCGTGGTATCTCGACCTTGCCACCGATATCGACCTGGGGCAGAAGAAAGCCACCGATGCCATTAATCGCCTGAAGGGCGCAAAAGATGTGCGTACCAACCCGGTACTGCAATTAAACCTGGCGAATGCTTACTTACAGGGTGGCCAGCCAAACGAAGCAGCAAACATTCTTAACCGCTACACCTTTAATAATAAAGACGACCAGAACGGCTGGGATTTACTGGCACAAGCGGAAGCACAGCTGGGCAACCGCGATCAGGAGCTGGCTGCGCGTGCTGAAGGTTTTGCACTGGTCGGCCGTCTCGATCAGGCTATTTCGCTGTTAAGCAATGCTAGCTCGCAGGTTAAGCTCGGCAGCCTGCAACAGGCTCGCTACGATGCCCGAATCGATCAGCTGCGCGGTTTGCAGCAGCGCTTCAAGCCGTATGAAAAGATGTAA
- a CDS encoding AI-2E family transporter: MLEMLMQWYRRRFSDPEAIALLVILVAGFGILFFFSGLLAPLLVAIVLAYLLEWPTVRLENIGCSRRWATSIVLVLFVGILLLMSFVVMPVAWQQGINLIRDMPGMLNKLSDFAATLPRRYPALMDAGIIDAMAENMRARIMTMGDSVVKYSLASLVGLLTLAVYLVLVPLMVFFLVKDKEQMLNAVRRILPRNRGLAGQVWEEMNQQITNYIRGKVLEMIVVGVATWIGFLIFGLNYSLLLAVLVGFSVLIPYIGAFVVTIPVVGVALFQFGLGTEFWSCFAVYLIIQGLDGNLLVPVLFSEAVNLHPLVIILSVVIFGGLWGFWGVFFAIPLATLIKAVVHAWPDVPAVEEK, encoded by the coding sequence ATGCTCGAAATGTTAATGCAGTGGTACCGGCGTCGTTTTAGCGACCCGGAAGCCATTGCTTTGCTCGTCATTCTGGTTGCCGGATTCGGTATTCTGTTCTTCTTTAGCGGCCTGCTGGCTCCGCTGCTGGTGGCCATCGTTCTGGCGTATTTGCTGGAGTGGCCAACGGTGCGCCTGGAAAATATCGGCTGCTCACGTCGCTGGGCGACCAGCATCGTGCTGGTGCTGTTTGTCGGTATTCTGTTGCTGATGTCTTTTGTGGTGATGCCGGTTGCCTGGCAGCAGGGCATTAACCTTATCCGTGATATGCCCGGCATGTTGAATAAACTCTCCGATTTTGCCGCCACGCTACCGCGTCGTTATCCCGCGTTGATGGACGCCGGGATTATCGATGCGATGGCCGAAAATATGCGCGCCCGGATAATGACGATGGGGGATTCCGTAGTGAAATATTCCCTGGCGTCTCTGGTCGGGCTGCTGACGCTGGCGGTGTATCTGGTGCTGGTTCCGTTAATGGTTTTCTTCCTGGTCAAAGATAAAGAGCAGATGCTGAATGCGGTGCGGCGCATTCTTCCGCGCAATCGCGGTCTGGCCGGGCAGGTCTGGGAAGAGATGAATCAGCAAATCACCAACTACATTCGCGGCAAAGTGCTGGAGATGATTGTGGTGGGTGTGGCGACCTGGATTGGCTTCCTGATCTTCGGCCTTAACTACTCGCTGCTGTTGGCGGTGCTGGTAGGGTTTTCGGTGCTCATCCCGTATATCGGCGCTTTTGTGGTGACGATCCCGGTGGTGGGCGTTGCGCTGTTCCAGTTTGGTCTGGGCACGGAGTTCTGGAGCTGTTTCGCGGTGTACCTGATCATTCAGGGGCTGGATGGTAATCTGCTGGTGCCGGTGCTGTTCTCTGAGGCCGTGAACCTGCATCCGCTGGTGATTATCTTATCGGTGGTGATTTTTGGCGGGCTGTGGGGATTCTGGGGCGTGTTTTTTGCCATTCCGCTGGCGACGCTGATTAAGGCGGTGGTTCACGCATGGCCGGATGTGCCGGCGGTGGAAGAGAAGTAG
- a CDS encoding glycine cleavage system transcriptional repressor produces MTTSSQHYLVITALGADRPGIVNTITRHVSSCGCNIEDSRLAMLGEEFTFIMLLSGTWNAITLIESTLPLKGAELDLLIVMKRTTARPRPAMPATVWVQVEVPDSPHLIERFTALFDSHQMNIAELVSRTQTGDDSALPMLFIQITAHSPASQDASNIEQAFKALCTELHAQGSISVVNYSQHEQDGVD; encoded by the coding sequence TTGACAACCTCATCACAACATTACCTGGTTATCACTGCGCTGGGTGCTGACAGGCCGGGTATCGTGAACACCATCACCCGCCACGTAAGCAGCTGCGGCTGTAATATCGAAGACAGCCGCCTGGCGATGCTGGGCGAAGAGTTCACATTTATTATGTTGCTTTCAGGGACATGGAACGCCATCACGTTAATTGAATCGACCCTGCCCCTAAAAGGCGCGGAGCTGGATTTATTGATCGTGATGAAACGCACCACGGCACGCCCGCGTCCTGCTATGCCTGCGACCGTGTGGGTGCAGGTTGAAGTACCTGACTCACCACATCTTATTGAACGCTTTACCGCGCTTTTTGACAGCCATCAGATGAACATTGCTGAGCTGGTTTCCCGTACCCAGACCGGCGATGACAGCGCCCTTCCAATGCTGTTTATTCAGATTACGGCGCACAGCCCTGCCTCGCAGGATGCGTCAAATATTGAGCAAGCGTTTAAAGCCCTCTGTACAGAATTACACGCGCAAGGCAGTATAAGCGTCGTCAATTATTCGCAGCATGAACAAGATGGAGTTGATTAA
- a CDS encoding neutral zinc metallopeptidase: MRWQGRRESDNVEDRRSSGGGPMMGGPGFRLPGGKGGIILLVIVLIAGYYGVDLTGLMTGEPLQQQQQTQRSISPNEDEAAKFTSVILATTEDTWGQLFDKMGRTYQQPKLVMYRGATRTGCGTGQSVMGPFYCPADSTVYIDLSFYDDMKRKLGADGDFAQGYVIAHEVGHHVQKLLGIEPKVRQLQQNASQAEVNRLSVRMELQADCFAGVWGHSMQQQGVLETGDLEEALNAAQAIGDDRLQQQSQGRVVPDSFTHGTSEQRYTWFKRGFASGDPAQCNTFGKAL, from the coding sequence ATGCGCTGGCAAGGGCGTCGTGAAAGTGACAATGTAGAAGACAGGCGCAGCAGCGGCGGCGGCCCTATGATGGGCGGCCCCGGTTTCCGTTTACCGGGCGGGAAGGGCGGCATTATTTTGCTGGTCATCGTGCTGATCGCGGGCTACTACGGCGTCGATCTAACCGGTTTAATGACCGGAGAACCGTTACAACAGCAGCAACAAACTCAGCGCTCCATCAGCCCGAATGAAGATGAAGCCGCTAAATTCACCTCTGTTATTCTGGCGACTACGGAAGATACCTGGGGCCAGCTTTTCGACAAGATGGGGCGAACCTATCAACAGCCAAAACTGGTGATGTACCGCGGTGCGACCCGCACCGGATGTGGCACCGGCCAGTCAGTGATGGGGCCTTTCTACTGCCCGGCTGATAGCACCGTCTATATTGACCTCTCTTTCTACGATGACATGAAACGCAAACTGGGCGCGGATGGCGATTTTGCCCAGGGCTATGTCATTGCTCACGAAGTGGGGCATCACGTGCAAAAATTGCTGGGAATTGAACCGAAAGTACGCCAGCTGCAACAAAATGCCTCTCAGGCAGAAGTGAACCGTCTCTCCGTCCGTATGGAACTGCAGGCAGACTGCTTTGCGGGCGTCTGGGGCCACAGTATGCAGCAGCAAGGTGTGCTGGAAACCGGTGATTTGGAAGAGGCATTAAACGCCGCGCAGGCTATTGGTGACGATCGTCTCCAGCAGCAAAGCCAGGGCCGCGTCGTGCCGGACAGCTTCACGCACGGAACATCCGAACAACGCTACACCTGGTTTAAACGCGGTTTCGCCAGCGGCGATCCAGCGCAATGTAACACCTTCGGCAAAGCACTGTAA
- the bcp gene encoding thioredoxin-dependent thiol peroxidase, with translation MNPLKAGDIAPKFSLPDQDGEQVNLTDFQGQRVLVYFYPKAMTPGCTVQACGLRDNMDELKKVGVEVLGISTDKPEKLSRFAEKELLNFTLLSDEEHQVCEQFGVWGEKTFMGKTYDGIHRISFLIDADGKVEHVFDDFKTSNHHDVVLNWLKENA, from the coding sequence ATGAATCCACTGAAAGCCGGTGACATCGCACCGAAATTTAGCCTGCCGGATCAAGACGGCGAGCAAGTAAATTTAACCGACTTCCAGGGACAGCGTGTTCTGGTCTATTTCTACCCGAAAGCCATGACGCCGGGCTGTACCGTACAGGCCTGCGGTTTGCGTGACAACATGGACGAGTTGAAAAAAGTCGGTGTGGAAGTGCTGGGGATCAGCACCGATAAACCAGAAAAACTGTCACGTTTTGCTGAGAAGGAGCTGCTGAACTTCACGCTGCTTTCCGACGAAGAGCACCAGGTGTGCGAGCAGTTTGGTGTCTGGGGCGAGAAAACCTTTATGGGGAAAACCTACGACGGTATTCATCGCATCAGCTTCCTGATCGACGCTGACGGTAAAGTTGAGCATGTATTTGATGACTTCAAAACCAGCAATCACCACGACGTGGTGTTGAACTGGCTGAAAGAGAACGCCTGA